Proteins from a genomic interval of Schaalia odontolytica:
- the purS gene encoding phosphoribosylformylglycinamidine synthase subunit PurS, translated as MGRIIVEVMPKPEILDPQGKAVGSALPRLGITSFEAVRQGKCFHLSVEGPVTDELLDQARKAAEEVLSNPIIEDVVRVEAMDEADPRYAGGAQ; from the coding sequence GTGGGGCGAATCATCGTGGAAGTGATGCCGAAGCCTGAGATCCTGGACCCGCAGGGTAAGGCCGTCGGCTCGGCGCTACCGAGGCTCGGAATCACGAGCTTTGAGGCCGTGCGCCAGGGCAAGTGCTTCCACCTGAGCGTGGAGGGACCCGTCACCGACGAGCTCCTCGACCAGGCCCGCAAGGCCGCCGAAGAGGTCCTGTCCAACCCGATCATTGAGGACGTCGTGCGGGTCGAGGCCATGGACGAGGCGGACCCCCGTTACGCGGGAGGGGCCCAGTGA
- the purQ gene encoding phosphoribosylformylglycinamidine synthase subunit PurQ: protein MSRIGVVTFPGTLDDRDAARAATIAGARAVALWHKDADLRGVDAVIIPGGFSYGDYLRCGAIAATAPVMAEIVREAGRGLPVLGICNGFQILCESHLLPGALIRNDHQKFLCRDQVLRVENPDTAWTREFSAGQTITVPLKNGEGNFQASPDELKRLEGEGRVVFRYVEGNPNGSAGDIAGVTNASGNVVGLMPHPEHATEQGFGPLATGPDGARHHGGTDGLGIFRSVLASLVG from the coding sequence GTGAGCCGCATCGGAGTCGTCACCTTCCCGGGAACGCTTGACGATCGCGACGCCGCCCGCGCCGCCACGATCGCCGGCGCCCGAGCCGTGGCGCTGTGGCATAAGGACGCCGACCTGCGCGGCGTTGACGCGGTCATCATCCCCGGAGGCTTTTCCTACGGGGACTACCTGCGCTGCGGCGCGATCGCCGCGACCGCCCCCGTCATGGCCGAGATCGTTCGCGAGGCCGGACGAGGCCTTCCCGTCCTCGGCATCTGCAACGGCTTCCAGATCCTGTGCGAATCTCACCTGCTGCCCGGCGCCCTCATTCGCAACGACCATCAGAAGTTCCTGTGTCGCGACCAGGTGCTGCGCGTGGAGAACCCCGATACGGCGTGGACCCGGGAGTTCAGCGCCGGCCAGACGATCACCGTTCCCCTCAAGAACGGGGAAGGCAACTTCCAGGCGTCCCCGGACGAGCTGAAGCGGCTCGAGGGCGAAGGCCGCGTCGTCTTCCGCTACGTCGAGGGCAACCCCAACGGCAGCGCGGGAGACATCGCCGGGGTCACCAACGCCTCGGGCAACGTCGTGGGTCTGATGCCCCACCCTGAACACGCAACCGAACAGGGCTTCGGCCCGCTTGCCACCGGCCCGGACGGAGCCCGCCACCACGGCGGCACCGACGGCCTGGGCATCTTCCGTTCCGTCCTCGCATCCCTCGTCGGCTGA